A window of Thalassophryne amazonica chromosome 21, fThaAma1.1, whole genome shotgun sequence contains these coding sequences:
- the LOC117503592 gene encoding prospero homeobox protein 1-like, with protein MYSSSNILHDRRSEDTTSYHCDLMFNLDTAGLSTSRLDACSALICSSQLESNPSEDHAARRYQSSPGYNSCSQRDWNRMSGHQAKRERVESIIKGMHCINKTGNLQGVLDGVQESKRTQRRSQRHDWEEEKLEESMNAMTHETKMPEKNFGQLHTTFNCAEGISETKDTSQESLTEDSSDTPRCITEDAFSKSEDPSNRNYHSWQKVNCFHSKPAKLKLMANILKYELSRAVSLSVDSLFKSIPFLQTNEETNTYHPNLFQQSFSPKGVTSSRKADVQSEALSLVVQKPPLERTDKILESKSCGRKAPVLSGQYPEQQRVQVSEEIHGTAHRYYKVDRAMFETQDEPWNTVKVRSKGGSRSARYPQTHLTPRGTLLWENLYLPQVKAECDSLVRNNVSIPNEGLTTSHLKKAKLMFFYTRYPNSFVLKMCFHNVQKREGNYSLIDTAHNGRESEIFCRCQDYDQNLKAEV; from the exons ATGTATTCCTCCAGCAATATCTTGCACGACAGGCGCTCGGAGGACACTACATCTTACCACTGTGACCTCATGTTCAACTTGGACACAGCGGGTCTGTCCACCAGCCGCCTTGATGCTTGCTCAGCTTTGATTTGTTCCAGCCAGTTGGAATCAAACCCATCAGAAGACCACGCGGCGAGAAGGTACCAGTCATCTCCAGGGTACAATTCCTGCAGCCAGCGGGACTGGAACCGAATGAGTGGCCATCAAGCAAAACGTGAAAGGGTAGAAAGCATCATCAAAGGCATGCATTGCATAAATAAGACGGGAAATTTGCAAGGAGTGTTAGATGGAGTGCAGGAAAGCAAGCGGACTCAACGACGGAGTCAACGTCACGACTGGGAGGAAGAAAAATTAGAGGAGAGCATGAATGCCATGACTCATGAGACAAAAATGCCAGAGAAGAACTTCGGACAACTCCACACAACATTTAACTGTGCAGAAGGAATCTCCGAAACTAAGGACACCAGTCAGGAAAGTCTGACAGAAGATTCCTCCGACACACCAAGGTGCATAACCGAAGACGCCTTCAGCAAGTCTGAGGATCCCTCGAATAGAAACTATCACAGCTGGCAAAAAGTAAACTGCTTCCACTCCAAACCTGCAAAGTTAAAGTTGATGGCgaatattttaaaatatgaaCTGTCACGAGCCGTCAGCCTAAGCGTCGACTCCCTTTTCAAAAGCATTCCGTTTTTACAGACGAACGAGGAGACAAACACGTATCATCCAAATCTTTTTCAGCAGTCATTCTCACCTAAAGGCGTTACAAGTTCCAGAAAGGCAGATGTTCAGTCTGAAGCACTTTCTCTGGTCGTGCAAAAACCTCCACTGGAAAGAACTGACAAGATACTCGAGTCTAAATCTTGTGGACGCAAAGCTCCAGTCTTGTCCGGTCAATACCCTGAGCAACAACGGGTCCAGGTATCAGAGGAGATTCACGGCACTGCTCATCGATACTACAAAGTTGACAGAGCAATGTTTGAAACACAAGATGAACCTTGGAACACAGTCAAAGTGAGATCCAAAGGAGGCTCAAGATCTGCCAGATACCCTCAGACCCATTTGACTCCAAGGGGTACCTTACTTTGGGAAAACCTTTATCTCCCTCAAGTGAAAGCGGAGTGTGATAGCCTGGTGAGGAATAATGTGTCCATTCCAAAC GAGGGTCTGACCACAAGCCACCTGAAGAAAGCAAAGCTGATGTTCTTCTACACTCGTTACCCCAACTCGTTTGTCCTGAAAATGTGTTTCCACAATGTACAG aagaggGAGGGAAATTATAGTCTGATTGACACAG cccacaatggcagagagTCTGAAATCTTCTGCAGGTGCCAGGACTATGACCAGAACCTGAAggctgaggtgtag
- the jdp2b gene encoding jun dimerization protein 2: protein MMPGQIPDPSLAAGSLPSLGPLAGISATTLTDQLKLADLHQLGSMLSPLHFLGRLGKRPLAIKTEMDEDEERRKRRREKNKVAAARCRNKKKERTDFLQRESERLEMVNSELKAQIEELRLERQQLMVMLNLHRPTCIVRTDSVKTPESEANPLLEQLSSDTK from the exons ATGATGCCGGGACAAATACCTGACCCTTCGCTGGCGGCGGGCTCCCTGCCCAGCCTGGGCCCGCTGGCGGGCATCTCGGCAACTACTCTCACCGATCAGCTGAAGCTCGCGGACCTACACCAGCTGGGCTCCATGCTGTCCCCGCTGCATTTCCTGGGCCGGCTTGGGAAGAGGCCGCTGGCCATTAAGACAGAG ATGGATGAAGACGAGGAAAGGAGGAAACGGagaagagagaaaaacaaagttgCTGCAGCACGGTGCCGAAACAAAAAGAAGGAACGGACTGACTTCCTCCAAAGG GAATCGGAGCGACTGGAAATGGTGAACTCTGAGCTCAAGGCCCAGATCGAGGAGCTCCGCCTGGAGAGGCAGCAGCTCATGGTGATGCTCAACCTCCACCGGCCCACCTGCATCGTGAGGACCGACAGCGTCAAGACACCGGAGAGCGAGGCCAACCCTCTGCTGGAGCAGCTGTCCTCTGACACCAAGTGA